A region of the Zhihengliuella halotolerans genome:
CGGCTCGGGGATCTCGGCGAGGCTCGCGGCGAACAGCCAGTGCTGCCCGAAGATGCCCTTCATGTCGGCCGCGAAGACTTCGGGGTCCGTGTAGAAGGGGGCGTCGAGGGAGTAGCCGGCCCGTCGGTTCTCGAAGAGGGTGCGGACGGCCGCGAACTGATCCTCAGAGCGAGCGGGGCTGACCTTGCCCCGCGAGCTGGTCTTCGTCTTGACGGCTTGAGCCATGGGGATGTCTTCCTCCGGGTCGTTCTGAACTTGGTGGGGCGGGTGTCGCCCAACGCCAGTGTCGCGTCATTGCGAACGGGCTGGTCCATTCAGGTTAGAGCCGCAGAACGTGCGAAAAAAGCATGAATTTGTGGCGAATACAGTGCAGAATATATGCATGATCGATCACCGTCTGACGACCCTGCGGGCCTTCGCCTCCTGCGGGACCATAGCTGCCACGGCGGAACTCACGGGGTACTCCCCGTCGGCAGTCTCCGCCCAACTGCGGGAGCTGCAGAATTCGCTCGGTATGAGACTCCTTGTGAAGGAGGGGCGGGGGTTGCAGCTGACGTCAGCGGGACGCTCCCTAGTCCTGCGGAGCGACGCGCTCGTCGCCGAGTGGGAGCGCATCAAGGCGACCGCCATGTCGGAGTCCGGTGAGGCGCCGACCGACTTCGGCCTCGGCGGCTTTTCGACGGCGGCCTCGAACCTGCTCGTCCCGCTCGCCGCGGATATGCGTCGGACACGTCCGGAGGTTCGCGTACACGTCGCCGAAGCGAGTCCGTCCCGGTGCCTCGAGCTGTTGGCGGCCGAACGCATCGATCTAGCCGTCGTGGTGGCCACGGAGGCGGAAGCGAGTCTGGGCAGCGACGCGCGCTTCCAAGAGACGACGCTGCTCAATGACCCGCTGGACGTGATGATTCCGGCGGATCACGAGCATGCCGGCCGCGAGTCGATCTCCCTGACCGAGCTCGCCGGCGAGGCCTGGATTTCAGACGCAGTGGGCACGCCCTATCGGTCCCTCTTCGCCGCGGCCTTCACGGCCGTGGGCGTGACGCCGAGGGTCGAGCACGAGGCGACCGAATGGGAGACCGCGACGGCCCTCGTGGGCGCGGGCATGGGCCTCGGGCTGATTCCCCGACTGGCGAGCCTCGGCGGGGCCGAGAACGTCACGCGCCTGCCGATCTCGGGTCTGGGGCGTCCGACGCGGCGGATCGTCGCGACCATCCGCCGGGGGACCGAAGGCGCGCCGCTTATCGCGGACTCCCTCGGGTTCCTGCGCACGACGGCGCGGCGGCTTCTCTCCGAGCGTCTGGACGAGTCCACCTAGAGTGTCAGCGGTTGCGGAGCTCTTCCCAGAGCGCGGTCACGCGGCGTTCGATGTCCTCCGCGACCGCCTCGGCGCCGGCTTCGTCGACCGCGCGGAGGTCGTCGAGATCCCAGTCGGTGTACTGCTTGTCCGGATAGATCGGGCAGGCGTCGCCGCAGCCCATTGTCACGACGACGTCGGCAGCCCGCACGACGTCGTCCGTCAGCGGCTTCGGGTACAAGCCTTCGGTCGGCAACCCGCGTTGCTGCATGAGGTACAGGGTGACGGGGTGCAACTCGGCGGATGGGTTCGACCCTGCGGAGCGAACGGAGATGGCGTCGCCGCCGATCTTCCGCATGAACGCGGCGGCCAGCTGCGATCGACCGGCGTTCTCGACGCACACGAACAGGACCTCCGGCTGGTCCTTCGGGGCCGCGCCCATCGACTGTGCAAGGGCGTGCAGCCGGTCCGCAGTGAAGTGCGTCGCGGTCGCCGCCAAGTAGGTGCGCACGCGCGCGCTGCGGCTGAGCGTGGTGTACGACTCGAACAGGTAGCGCTCGATCATCTCCGGTGCGAAGATCCCGCGATACCGCGCGGCCAGGTGGTTGACCTCCCGCATCAGGACGTGGCGGTCCATGGTCGAGCGGTCATTACCCGAGTTCGGTGTCGAAGTGTTCCGGGCGGGAGTCTCGTTGCTCATGACGGCCTTTCGTTGCGGACCGGTCGGCCCTAGAAGGAGGCGGGGACGAGGGACGCGATGAGCGCTTCGATGCGTCGTTTGATGTCGTCGCGGATGGGGCGGACGGCGTCGACGCCCTGCCCGGCGGGATCCTCGAGCTTCCAGTCCTCGTAGCGCTTGCCCGGGAAGAACGGGCACTCGTCGCCGCAGCCCATCGTGATGACGACGTCGGATGCCGCAACCGCGTCGGTCGTCAGAATCTTGGGGACCTCGGTCGACATGTCGATGCCGAGCTCGGCCATCGCCTCCACGGCAGCCGGGTTGACCGTCTCCGCCGGCGCCGAACCGGCGGAGCGCACGTCGATCTGGTCCCCGGCGAGGCTCGTCAGGAAGGCTGCGGCCATCTGGGAGCGTCCGGCATTGTGGACGCAGACGAACAGGACGGAGGGTTTGCTGCTCATGGGTACTACCTCTCGATCGGTGCGGGGCTGGCGGTGAAGAACTTGCGGGCCCAGAGGGCCACGTAGACGAGGGCCACGAGGATCGGGACCTCGATCAGCGGCCCGACGACGCCGGCCAGGGCCTGACCGCTCGTCGCCCCGAACGTCGCGATCGCCACGGCGATCGCCAGCTCGAAGTTGTTGCCCGATGCAGTGAAGGACAGTGTGGTCGTGCGTGCGTAACCGAGCTTAAGCACGTAGCCGATCAGCATCGAGGCGAAGAACGTGACGAGGAAGTAAACAATCAGGGGCAGCGCGATCCGCGCGACGTCGAGCGGGCGGCTCGCGATCTGCTCGCCCTGCAGCGCGAAGAGCACGACGATCGTGAACAAGAGGCCGTAGAGGGCCCATGGGCCGATCTTCGGCAGCAGCTTCGCCTCGTACCACTCCCTCCCGCGGGCGCGCTCGCCGAGGGTGCGCGTCAGGTAGCCGGCGACGAGCGGGATGCCGAGGAAGACCAAGACGGAGATCGTGATGGCCCAGATGGAGAACTCTGCGCTCGTCGTCGGCAGGCCGAGCCAGCTGGGCAGCAGCTGCAGGTAGAACCAGCCGAGGATGCCGAACATGAAGACCTGGAAGACGGAGTTCACGGCGACGAGGACGGCGGCGGCTTCGCGGTCGCCGCAGGCGAGATCGTTCCAGATCAGCACCATCGCGATGCAGCGCGCCAGGCCCACGATGATCAGGCCGGTCCGGTACTCCGGCAGGTCGGCGAGGAAGATCCAGGCGAGCACGAACATGAAGGCCGGAGCCAGCACCCAGTTGATCACGAGGGACGTGATCATGAGCTTCCTGTCGCCAATGACGCGCTGCGTCTCGTTGTAACGGACCTTCGCCAGCACGGGGTACATCATGACCAGCAGGCCGATGGCGATGGGCAGGGAGACCCCGGCGATCTGCACGGCCTCGAGGGCTTCGCCGAAGCCCGGGACCACCGCGCCGAGTCCGAGGCCGACGGCCATGGCGGCCACAATCCAGACGGGCAGGAAGCGGTCGAGCACGGACAGTTTCGCGACGACGTGAGCGGTCTCGTCGAGCGGCGGGGCGGGGGCGCGGGTGTCGGCCTGGGGCACGAGGGGTTCTCCGAATCTTGTATCGATGATTATCGATGCATTGCTGGTCAATCATCGCGCCGTAGATCGACGGATGTCAATATATGGCTCCGGGCGGTTTATTCTGCACCCTGCCGGCCGTGCGCGAGACCGGTCGGGACTCCGATGAGCACCGGCTCCGGGGTGGGGCAGCACCCGGCGGCGCCGTCGTCGTCGGCCGCTTCCTGTTCGGCCGGGGCGGGTGCGTCGCAGCTGCTGCCGGCGCCCGCCGAGCAGACTCCGGTCTCTGGCAGTTCGAGTTCGAGGCGCTCGGCGCCCTCGGCATCGCCGGCGAGGGCTGCGGCGATCGAGCGCACTTGCTCGTACCCGGTTGCCATCAAGAACGTCGGCGCGCGGCCGTAGCTCTTCATGCCCACGATGTAGAAGTCCTTCTCGGGGTGTGCCAGGAGGCGCGCGCCGTGCGGCTCGACCGTCCCGCAACTGTGGAACTCCGGGTCGATGAGCGGGCCGAGCGCGCGCGGAGCTTCGACCGCCGGGTCGAGATCCAACCGCAACTCGCGCAGCACGTCCAGGTCCGGGCGGAATCCGGTGGCGGGCACGAGCGAGTCCACGGTCAGGACCTCCTCGCCGTCAGGCGTGCGTGCGAGCACGTCCAGACGGCCGCCGGCGGGCAGGGTCTCAGCGACGGAGAAAGAGGTGCGCAGCTCGATCCGGCCCGTGTCCACCATGTTCTTCAGGCGCGCACCGAGCGCGCCGCGAGCCGGCAGCCCGTCCGCATCGCCGCCGCCGTAGACCCGCGCCGGGTCGGCCGCGCGCAGTGCCCACGTGACCCGCGTTCCCGGCTCCGCGTCGGCCAGGCGGCCGAGCAGGAGTAGCGTGTTCGCCGCCGAGTGACCTGCGCCGACGACCAGCGTATGGCGACCGGCGAACCGCTCGAGATCGGCGCCGAGCACGTCCGGCAGCGCCGAGGTGATCAGCCCGGCCCCGCGGGCCTCGCGCTCGCCGGGGGCCTCGAGCCCCGCCGGGCCGACGGGGTTCGGCTGCTCCCACGTGCCTGACGCATCGATCACGGCCCGTGCGTACAGCGTCTTCTGTACGACGACGGCGTCGCGGCTGCCCGCGCCGGTCGCGCCGTCCGCTGCGGTTGCGTCCTGTGCGCCGGTTGCCGCGATGCGCAGCAGGAAAGGTGAGTCGTCCCGGCCCCGTGAGTGCGTCTTGTCGAGCCCGCGCCCGTCGGTCCCCGCCCGGGAAACGGCCGTGACCCGGTGGCTGAGGTGCAGGGCGCGGGCGATGGGTGCGGTTGCGGCGAGCGGGGCGAGGTACTGCTCGACCAGATCCGCGCCGGTCGGCAGGCGCTTGGGCTTCGGGGCTTCCCACCCTGCCGCGTCCAACAGCCTGCGCGCGGCGGCGTCGATGTTGTACTGCCACGTCGAGAAGGTCTTGACATGACCCCAGGCCGACACGGTCGCGCCGACGGAGGCTGCTGCCTCGAGTACGACGACGGGGAGGCCGCGTTCGAGCAGGTGGGCCGCGGTCGCCAGGCCGATCGGCCCGGCCCCGATGACCGCGACGGGAAGCGCGTCGTCGTCGTGCTGGTTCATGGGAAGCGAGGCGGTGGTGACGGCGGTGTCCACGGGGTGCTCCTGTCGCGGGTGGGCTGCGGTCGGCGGCCCGCCCGGGGTGGTCGGGTTCAGGTATCGACGTTTGTCGATGTCTCGAGTATGATGTAATGCATCGATAACTGTCAATCTTTGCCGGGAGTGTCCGGCGGATGAGGGGAGAGGTCATGGCGGAAGCACTTGCGGAGGTCGCAGAGAAGACCGCCGACGGCGCCTGCTGCCTGCCGTCGGTGGAGACTCCCGGCCTGAGCGCAGCGGATTCGTCGGTGCTGGCTGCGCGGTTCAAGGCGCTCGCCGACCCGAACCGGCTGCGCCTGCTCTCACTCGTGGCGGCCGGGGACTCGGGTGAGGCCTGCGTGTGCGACTTGACCGGTCCGCTCGATCTCGGCCAGCCGACCGTTTCCCACCACCTGAAGATCCTCGTCGACGCCGGCCTGCTCGCCCGCGAGAAGCGCGGCGTCTGGGCGTACTACTCCGTGGTGCCCGGCGCGCTCGACGACCTGGCCGGCGCCCTGGGCGCATTCGGCGCCAACGCCTGAGAACAAGGAGATCCCATGACCGTCAAGCCCGCAGTCCTGTTCGTCTGCTCGAAGAACGGCGGCAAGTCCCAGATGGCCGCCGGCCTGATGACGCTCGAGGCCGGTGACGACGTCGTGGTGACGAGTGCGGGCACCAAGCCCGCCGAGAAGATCAACACGCTTTCCGCCGAGGTCCTGCTCGACGCCGGCGTCGACATCCGTGCCGAGGTCCCCAAGCCGCTCACCGTGGAGAACATGCGCGCCGCCGGGCTCGTGGTCGTGCTCGGGGCAGAGGCGCAGGTCGAGCCGGTCGACGGCGTCGTGATCGAGCGCTGGGAGACCGACGAGCCGAGCGCGCGCGGCATCGCGGGGCGGGAACGCATGGAGCTCGTCCGCGACGACATCCACGCGCGCGTGAAGGAGTTGAAGGCCCGCCTGCTCGGTTAGACGGTAGTCGACTGGTCGACCGGTGAGATCTTCCGGCGCAGCGTCAGCAGCGCCTCACGGTAGGCCTCCGGGTCGAACGAAAGCGTCTCGGCACCCGCGATCGGCGTCGTGCGCGCCGAGCCGGCGACCGTGTCCTCCCAGCCGAAGCGGGTCCAGGTCACGGCGTCGTCCTGGAGGTCGATCTCGCAGGAGAGGTAGCCGCAGGCCTCGTTGCGGCAGATCGGGCAGAACAGCAGGCCGACCCGCTGGGTCCCGGGGCCCTGCTCGAGCCCGAGCAGGTGGTCAATACGCAGGAGGCCGGCGGCGGGGAATGACGAATGCAGGTCCGCCATCTCGGCCGGCGCGTCCTGGGCCCCGGTCCAGTCGCGGATCCACCCCTGGAGCGGCTTGCCGTCGACCTGGATGTTCCAGACCGACTCCCGCATCTCCACGGCTTTGCGGCGACGGAGGACGCCGACGCGCCGCACTCCGCGGCGCGTGACGATCGTCTCCGTAAAGGAGAGCACGTTCGGCCCGGCATTCATCCCCCAATTATCAGCATGATTCGCGCTCAGGCGCGGATATTACGACGACGGGTCATACGCGCCGCGCCCGGCACCCGTTTCCGGGCCGGCACGGCGCGCGATCAGAGGGGCAGTCCGATGCGGGCGTACTTGTGTTCTCGGCCCGCCAGCAGCGACGCCAGCGGCAGCGCCGACACCTCAGCCAGGGCCGCGGCGACGGCGTCGGCCATATCGCGCGAGAACTCCCGTGGGCGCTCGTCGGCTGGTCCCGGCTCGGGCACCACGGTGTCGACGATCCCGGCCGCGAACAGCGACGCGGAGTCGACGTGCTGCTCGGCGGCCAGTTGCGCGGCGTGCTCCGTGTCGCGGTAGACGATCGCGCTGGCACCCTCCGGCGGCAGCGGCGAGAGCCACGCGTTGGCCGCGGCGATCGTGCGGTCCGCTGGCAGCAGCGCGAGCGCCCCGCCGCCTGTGCCCTGGCCCAGGAGCACTGAGACCGTCGCGGTGCGCAACCCGATCAGCTCCGTGATCGACCGGGCGATCTCCCCGGCCAGCCCACCCTCCTCCGCTTCACGGGAGAGCGCGGCGCCCTCGGTGTCGATGACGGTGACGAGCGGGATCGAGAGCTGCTCGGCCAGGCGCATTCCGCGCCGGGCCTCGCGCAGGAACGCCGGCCCCAACGGCTCGGAACGCTCGGGCCGCCGGTCCTGCCCGACGACGACGCACGCGCGCCCGCCGAGCCGCGCGAGGGCCAGGAACATGCTCGGGTCGCGTTCTCCCTGCGCCGTGCCGGAGAGCGGCAGGATGTCGGAGGCGCCGTACTTGAGCAGGTGTCGCACCGAGGGTCGGCGCGTCGCGCGCGTCGCCTCGATCGACCGCCACACGTCCTCGGGGCCGGCCGGCGCGGGCGGTGTGGGCGGTGTGGCGGCCGGGGCGCCGCCGTCGTGCCGCTGGGAATCGGCGGGGGCGAGGATCCGCAGGGCGCGGTCGACCACCCCGGCGAGCTCGCTCAGCGGGACGACTGCGTCGATCAGCCCCTTGGCCTGCAGGTTCTCGGCGACCTGCACGCCGGCGGGGAACGGGCGGCCGTAGATCGTCTCGTAGACGCGCGGGCCGAGGAACCCGAGCAGCGCGCCCGGCTGCGCGACGGTGACGTGGCCCTGCGATCCCCACGAGGCCATGACGCCGCCGGTGGTCGGGTCGCGCAGGTACACGAGATACGGCAGCCCCGCGAGCCGGTGGCGACGCACCGCGGCCGAGATGCCGACCATCGAAACGAACGCCGGCGTGCCTTCCTGCATGCGCGTGCCGCCCGAGGCCGGGCTCGCGAGCACGGCGAGCCCCTCGGTGGCGGCCCGGTCGAACAGGCGCACGAGGCGGTCGGCGGCTGCCATGCCGATGGATCCGCCCAGGAAGCCGAACTCGCTCACGGCGACCGCCACGCGACGCCCGTTGACCCGGCCCTCGCCCGTGATGATGGACTCGTCCGTCCCGCTCTTCGCGGCAGCGGCCGCGAGCTCGTCCCGGTACGACGGCGGCAGGTGCCCGGTCTCGGGGGTGCGGTCCCACGAGACGAACGTGCCGCCGTCGAGCACCTCCGCGATCAGTTCGCGCGCCGTGGTGCGGCGGGGGCGGGGCGTGGCGGTCATCGGCCGCCCCCCGTGGCTGGCGCCGGGGCAGCGCCGGCTCCCGCGTCGGCGGCGCCGCGGGCTGCGGCGCGGATTGCGGCCCCGTGCTGGTCGAGGGTGGGCGGCGGGGTGTGCTCGAGCCGGGTCGTCTCGGCGCCGTTCGTACCGAAAAAGCGCACGGCCGGCCCCGGCAGGGTCACAGGCCCCAGGACGGGGTGGTCGACGTCGACCCGCAGGTGCTGCGAGGCGACCTGCTCCCACGCGTAGACCTCGTCGAGGGTGCGGACCTTGCCGGCGGGGACGCCGGCGGCGTCGAGCCGCGCCAGCAGGTCCGCGGGGCCGTAGGCCGCGAACGCCTCCTCCACGATGCGGATGACGTCCTCACGCCGGTGCACGCGCTCCGCGTTGGTTTCGAGTCCCTCGACGCGGTCGCCCAGGCCGAACGCCTCGACGAAGGAGGCCCACAGCTTCTCACTGCCCACGCTGATCTGCACCTGCCCGCCGGCGCACCGGAACAGCCCGTAGGGGGCGATCGAGGGGTGGTGGTTGCCCTGCGCGCGCGGGACCTCGTGCGCGACCGTGGCCCGCGTGCCCTGGAAGGCGTGCACCCCGACGACGGCGGCCAGAAGCGAAGTCCGCACGACTTGGCCGCGGCCCGTGCGCTCCCGCTCGGCCAGCGCAGCGGCGACTCCATAGGCCCCGTACATCCCGGCCAGCAGGTCCGCGATCGGGACGCCGACTCGCTGGGGATCGTCCGGGCCTGACCCAGTGAGGGACATCAGGCCGGCCTCGCCCTGCAGGATCTGGTCGTATCCGCTGCGGTGGGACTCCGGGCCGTCGTGCCCGAACCCCGAGATCGACAGGATCACCAGGGCCGGGTTGAGCGCGTGCAGCCGCTCGAAACCGAGCCCGAGGCGGTCCATGACGCCCGGGCGGAAGTTCTCGATCAGCACGTCCGCGTCGGCGACGAGCGCCTCGAGGGTGGCCCGGCCGTCGTCGTCCTTGAGATCGAGCGACACGGACTCCTTGTTGCGGTTGCAGGAGAGGAAGTAGGTGGCCTGCGGGTCGTCCTCGGGCCCGACGAACGGCGGTCCCCAGCGGCGGGTGTCGTCGCCGGCGGCGCTCTCGACCTTGATGACGCGTGCGCCCAGATCTCCGAGCATCATGCCCGCGTGCGGGCCGGCCAGGGCGCGGCTGAGGTCCAGAACCGTCGTTCCGGTCAGCGGGCCGGTGGCCGGGGGAGTCGCGGGGCCGCTCATGCGGTGGCCTCCTCGTCGTCGGAGCCGACCCAGGCGAGCACGCCGGCGACGGCAGCGCGCGCCGCGGTCGTGAGGGTCGGTTCGGGCACGGGGCCGAAGAAGGGGGAGTGGTTCATGGGCACGTCCTCGTCGCGGTCGAAGCCGCCGAACATCCAGTAGACCGTGGGAACGCCGATGGCAGACCCGAGGTGGCCGAAGTCCTCCGACCCCATGAGGGGGCCCGTGGCGTTCACGTTCTCGGCGCCGATGGCGTGTTCGAGCGCGGTGGTCACGCGGGCGGCCGCAGCGGGATCGTTGTAGTTCTCCGGGAAGTCGTAGAGCTTCTCGATCGTCGGTTCGGGGGCGGCCGCGGCGGCGGCCTCGGCTTTCACGATGCGTTCGACGGCGGCCAGCACCTGCTCGCGCACGGGCGGCGTCAGCGTGCGGATGTTGAGCGTGAACTCTGCCCGGTCCGGGATGATGTTCTCCTTCAGGCCGGCGTGGAAGGTGCCGACCGTGACGACGGCGGGATCCATCGGATCCAGCTCACGGGAGACGATCGTCTGCAGGCGGGTCACGATGGACGAGGCGAGGACGATCGGGTCGATCGCGTGCTGGGGCTGCGAGCCGTGCGACTGCTTGCCGCGCACGGTCACGCGCAGGGCGTCGGCCATGGCCATTGCGGTCCCGCTGCTGATCGCGATCGTCCCGGCCCGCAGCGGCATGACGTGCTGGCCCAGCACCGCTTCGGGGCGGGGAGCTCTGTCCCAGAGGCCGTCGTCGACCATGGCGCGGGCGCCCGCTGCCGTCTCCTCACCGGGCTGGAAGAGCAGCACGATCGTCCCGGCCCAGCCGTCGCGGGACGCGTCGAGCATCCGGGCGGCGGCGAGCAGTGCGGCCACGTGGGTGTCGTGCCCGCACCCGTGCATGACGGGGACCTCCGTGCCGTCGGCCAGTGTGCCGGTCGCCGTCGACGCGTAGTCTAGTCCCGTGTCCTCGGCGATGGGCAGGCCGTCGGTGTCGGCGCGGAAGGCGACGACGGGGCCCTCGCCGTTGCGCAGGATGCCGACGACGCCGGTGCCGCCGCAGCGGAAGTTCTCGACGCCCAGCGCGTCCAGCTCCGCGGCGATGAAGTCGGCGGTGGCGTGCTCCTGCATGCTCAACTCGGGGTGGGCGTGCAGGTGCCGGTAGAGGGCGTGCACGTGCTCCTGGGCCGCGGCGTCGAGCGGCCGGATCCGGTCGATGGCGTGTGTCATGGTGTTCTCTTTCATCAGTCGCGTTTGCGGGCGAACCAGGAGATCAGCACCGTCGCGAGGACGCCGATCGCTGTTGCGTAGTACGTGAGGGCCGGGACGGCGGGGATGACGGCGAAGACGAGGACGACGGCCACCGCCAGCGCGATCACCGTCGGCCGCGCCTGCTTGACGGCGGCGATCGCCTGGATCAGGACGGCCCCGACGATCGAGGGCAGGATGTAGAGGCGTGTGACCTCGGTGACGGACTCCGGGATGATGGTCAGCAGCCACGTCCCGAAGATGCCCACGAAGATCAGCAGCGAGGTCAAGTGCACGATCGCGGCGCCGCAGATGCCCATGACGGCCGCGAGGTCGCCCTGTTTGCTGCCCGGCTTCGCGTCGATCCTGCTCTGCGCGCACAGGGCCGCCGGCAGCAGCTTGTTGGAGATGTTGCCGATCATGAAGGCCTGGTACATGGCGGCCTGGCCGAGGATCGGGAAGTAGGTGACGGGTTCGACGACCGCGAAGATGAGGAACGTGGCCGCGACGGCGGTGTAGGCGGTGATGATGTGCGTCAGGGTGACCCCGACGTCCATGAACAGGGCCACGTAGAGCGGTCCCGCCAAGGAGATGAGCAGACCAGCCAGCATCGTGAGCCGACCCCAGCGAGACGTCGTGCGTTCGAAGGCCTGCATACCGGTCGGGGATTCCGAGATGATCGTTGACATGGGGGTTCCTTCTCTAGCGGTCTCGTCAGGCGACGGTGGCCGTGTGGGCGAAGTAGGCGAACGTCAGGGCGACGATGATCGAGATGCCGAGGGCCCACTCCTTGATCCAGCCGGCGTTGAGTTTCTTCGCCGTGAAGAGGAGTCCAGCCATGATGATCGCCGAGATGCCGATCGTGAGCGCGCCGAGGCCGGACTTGGGCAGCTCAGCGACCGTCAGGGTCGTGAACGCTCCCAGCAGCGCGGCGCCCGGGATGAGCGCCATCGCGGCCGGGTTCACCTCGGAGAGCTTGTTCCCGCCGCGCTTGAGCAGCGGGGTCAGGATGAGGGTCGCCAGCATCCAGGCACCACCGCTGAGGCACATCGCGATGAAGGCGATAGCGAAAACCTGCTGCGTGTAGTCGGGCCCGCCGAGGTCCGCGCCGAGCGACGAGGCGGCGATGGACGCTGAGGCGACCTCGGTCGACACCGAGCCGATGAGGCCGATCCGGACCAGCACCGCGGGTGTCCCGAAGAGCGCCAGCAGTGCGATTGCCACGATGACGACGGCGAGCGACGGACCCACTGAGGCGATGGCGCCGGAGCGGAAGGCCCGCGTCAGGTCCTTCTTGTCCAGATCGACGGACGAACCGGCCGTGCGGGCCGCTTTCATGTAGATCGCCGTCTGGACGAAGATGATGGCGAAGACGCCGAGTGCGCAGATCCACAGGACCGGCGAGTTGGCCACCGCGGCGATGTCGGTGGATGCGCCGCTCGCGGCGACGACCGCTGATGTGCTGCTCATGGAATTTCCTTCCGGTGCCAAATGTGATGTCCATAACATTCACACTCCTCGCGGCCCGGTTCAATGATTGGCGGAATCGGACCGCGATCTGTCCATATCCGCCACCAGCGGGGTTTTTGTCGCCCGCGCTTCCCTGCGACCGTGACGTCGAACACACTCGAGGGGAGATGTGAGGTGCCGGCGACGTCGTCGCACACGGACGCCGCCAGCCGAACCGAGGAGAGAACATGACCGACCTGCACGAGAAGTCCGCGACCGAACTCGTCGCCCTGATGACCGCGGGCGAACTGTCCTCGCGGGAGGCGACGCGGGCCCATCTCGACCGCATCGAAGCGGTCAACGGTCCGATCAATGCGATCGTCACCATCGACGCCGAGGGCGCGATGCAGCGGGCCGCGGAGGCGGACCGTCGATTCGCGGAGTCCGGTCCGACGGGCGCACTGCACGGGCTGCCCATGACGCACAAGGACACGCACCAGGTGGCCGGGATGCGTTCGACCAACGGCTCGCCGGCTTTCGCCGAGCACGTCCCCGATCGCGACGACCTCATCGTCGCCCGGCTGCGCGCGGCCGGCGTCGTCGCCACCGGCAAGTCCAACGTGCCCGAGTTCGGTGCCGGGTCGCACACCTTCAACGAGGTCTTCGGGACAACCACCAACCCGTACGCGCCGACGCGCAGCGCCGGCGGATCCAGCGGAGGTCTGGCCGCAGCCCTGGCCGCGCGGATCCAGCCGCTCGGCGAGGGCAGCGACATGGGCGGCTCGGTGCGCATCCCGGCGTCGTTCTGCAATGTGTTCGGGCTCCGCCCCTCGCTCGGCGTCATCCCGATGCCGGGCGAGCGCAACGCGTGGGCCTGGCTCGGCAGGGTCGGCCCGATGGCCCGCACGGTCGAAGACATCGAGCTTTTCATGCGGGCGGCCTCGGGGCCCGCGGCCGAGCTGCAGTTGCAGGCCCCGCTGGACGCGTCGGCCTTCGGCGGCGAGGCGCCGGCCGACCTGCGTGGCGTCCGGATCGGAGTCAGCCGCGACTTCGGCCTGGGCGTGCCCGTGGAGGCGCCCATGCTCGCGGCCCTGGACCGCGCGGTCGCTGTCTTCGAATCCCTCGGCGCGACCGTTGAGGAGGCAACGATCGACCT
Encoded here:
- a CDS encoding carboxyl transferase domain-containing protein, whose amino-acid sequence is MTATPRPRRTTARELIAEVLDGGTFVSWDRTPETGHLPPSYRDELAAAAAKSGTDESIITGEGRVNGRRVAVAVSEFGFLGGSIGMAAADRLVRLFDRAATEGLAVLASPASGGTRMQEGTPAFVSMVGISAAVRRHRLAGLPYLVYLRDPTTGGVMASWGSQGHVTVAQPGALLGFLGPRVYETIYGRPFPAGVQVAENLQAKGLIDAVVPLSELAGVVDRALRILAPADSQRHDGGAPAATPPTPPAPAGPEDVWRSIEATRATRRPSVRHLLKYGASDILPLSGTAQGERDPSMFLALARLGGRACVVVGQDRRPERSEPLGPAFLREARRGMRLAEQLSIPLVTVIDTEGAALSREAEEGGLAGEIARSITELIGLRTATVSVLLGQGTGGGALALLPADRTIAAANAWLSPLPPEGASAIVYRDTEHAAQLAAEQHVDSASLFAAGIVDTVVPEPGPADERPREFSRDMADAVAAALAEVSALPLASLLAGREHKYARIGLPL
- a CDS encoding amidase, which produces MTDLHEKSATELVALMTAGELSSREATRAHLDRIEAVNGPINAIVTIDAEGAMQRAAEADRRFAESGPTGALHGLPMTHKDTHQVAGMRSTNGSPAFAEHVPDRDDLIVARLRAAGVVATGKSNVPEFGAGSHTFNEVFGTTTNPYAPTRSAGGSSGGLAAALAARIQPLGEGSDMGGSVRIPASFCNVFGLRPSLGVIPMPGERNAWAWLGRVGPMARTVEDIELFMRAASGPAAELQLQAPLDASAFGGEAPADLRGVRIGVSRDFGLGVPVEAPMLAALDRAVAVFESLGATVEEATIDLSEADRVFGDTRAIDFATGLGALVDSQPELVKPEVIWNVEKGWALDARTLIETTAAATRLQQRVRAYFESYDLFLTPGAQVLPFDATLRYPSDVDGVESMTYLDWMRSACLLSATGLPTLAMPAGFSDSGLPTGVQLSAFHYRDPQLLRVARVFEAATGYARTAPEISGDGRIVQTAPAFAGAHDHRDVE
- a CDS encoding amidohydrolase, encoding MTHAIDRIRPLDAAAQEHVHALYRHLHAHPELSMQEHATADFIAAELDALGVENFRCGGTGVVGILRNGEGPVVAFRADTDGLPIAEDTGLDYASTATGTLADGTEVPVMHGCGHDTHVAALLAAARMLDASRDGWAGTIVLLFQPGEETAAGARAMVDDGLWDRAPRPEAVLGQHVMPLRAGTIAISSGTAMAMADALRVTVRGKQSHGSQPQHAIDPIVLASSIVTRLQTIVSRELDPMDPAVVTVGTFHAGLKENIIPDRAEFTLNIRTLTPPVREQVLAAVERIVKAEAAAAAAPEPTIEKLYDFPENYNDPAAAARVTTALEHAIGAENVNATGPLMGSEDFGHLGSAIGVPTVYWMFGGFDRDEDVPMNHSPFFGPVPEPTLTTAARAAVAGVLAWVGSDDEEATA
- a CDS encoding DUF5058 family protein, giving the protein MSSTSAVVAASGASTDIAAVANSPVLWICALGVFAIIFVQTAIYMKAARTAGSSVDLDKKDLTRAFRSGAIASVGPSLAVVIVAIALLALFGTPAVLVRIGLIGSVSTEVASASIAASSLGADLGGPDYTQQVFAIAFIAMCLSGGAWMLATLILTPLLKRGGNKLSEVNPAAMALIPGAALLGAFTTLTVAELPKSGLGALTIGISAIIMAGLLFTAKKLNAGWIKEWALGISIIVALTFAYFAHTATVA
- a CDS encoding CaiB/BaiF CoA transferase family protein — its product is MSGPATPPATGPLTGTTVLDLSRALAGPHAGMMLGDLGARVIKVESAAGDDTRRWGPPFVGPEDDPQATYFLSCNRNKESVSLDLKDDDGRATLEALVADADVLIENFRPGVMDRLGLGFERLHALNPALVILSISGFGHDGPESHRSGYDQILQGEAGLMSLTGSGPDDPQRVGVPIADLLAGMYGAYGVAAALAERERTGRGQVVRTSLLAAVVGVHAFQGTRATVAHEVPRAQGNHHPSIAPYGLFRCAGGQVQISVGSEKLWASFVEAFGLGDRVEGLETNAERVHRREDVIRIVEEAFAAYGPADLLARLDAAGVPAGKVRTLDEVYAWEQVASQHLRVDVDHPVLGPVTLPGPAVRFFGTNGAETTRLEHTPPPTLDQHGAAIRAAARGAADAGAGAAPAPATGGGR